A window of the Streptomyces griseochromogenes genome harbors these coding sequences:
- a CDS encoding beta-ketoacyl-[acyl-carrier-protein] synthase family protein, with amino-acid sequence MTRRVAVTGIGIVAPGGIGVPAFWDLLADGRTATRGITFFDPTGLRSRIAAECDFDPARHGLDADQVARADRYIQFALVAGEEAVLDSGLDLGREDPWRVGVSLGTAVGGTTRLEHDYVLVSHRGERWDVDHREAEPHLHRAFSPSTVASAVAERFGAQGPVQTVSTGCTSGLDAVGYAFHTVEEGRADICIAGASDSPISPITMACFDAIKATSPNNDDPAHASRPFDNHRDGFVMGEGGAVLVLEELEHARARGAHVYCELGGYATFGNAYHMTGLTSEGLEMARAIGLALDHARLDPTAIDYVNAHGSGTRQNDRHETAAVKRALGHHAYDTPMSSIKSMVGHSLGAIGAIEVVACVLALAKQAVPPTANYETPDPECDLDYVPRVARERKLTSVLSVGSGFGGFQSAVVLTRTRDRTRERTR; translated from the coding sequence ATGACCCGGCGCGTGGCGGTCACTGGCATAGGCATCGTTGCTCCGGGCGGCATCGGCGTACCGGCATTCTGGGATCTGCTCGCCGATGGCCGGACCGCGACGCGGGGCATAACCTTCTTCGATCCCACAGGGCTCCGGTCGCGGATCGCGGCCGAGTGCGACTTCGACCCGGCGAGGCACGGCCTGGACGCGGACCAGGTAGCCCGGGCGGACCGGTACATCCAGTTCGCCCTGGTCGCCGGGGAGGAGGCGGTCCTGGACTCGGGTCTCGACCTGGGCCGGGAGGATCCCTGGCGGGTCGGGGTGTCGCTGGGCACCGCGGTCGGCGGCACCACACGCCTGGAGCACGACTACGTCCTGGTGAGCCATCGCGGGGAGCGCTGGGACGTCGACCACCGGGAGGCGGAGCCGCATCTGCACCGGGCGTTCTCGCCCAGTACGGTCGCCTCCGCGGTGGCGGAACGATTCGGCGCCCAGGGTCCGGTGCAGACCGTCTCCACCGGCTGCACCTCGGGCCTGGACGCCGTCGGATACGCCTTCCACACGGTCGAGGAGGGCCGTGCCGACATCTGCATAGCCGGCGCGTCGGACTCGCCGATCTCCCCGATCACCATGGCGTGCTTCGACGCGATCAAGGCCACCTCCCCGAACAACGACGACCCCGCACACGCCTCCCGGCCCTTCGACAACCACCGTGACGGCTTCGTCATGGGCGAGGGCGGTGCGGTGCTCGTCCTGGAGGAGCTGGAACACGCGCGGGCCCGCGGCGCGCACGTGTACTGCGAACTGGGCGGCTACGCCACCTTCGGCAACGCCTACCACATGACCGGCCTGACCAGCGAGGGCCTGGAGATGGCCCGGGCGATAGGCCTGGCGCTCGACCACGCCCGCCTCGACCCGACGGCCATCGACTACGTCAACGCGCACGGCTCCGGCACCCGGCAGAACGACCGTCACGAGACGGCGGCCGTGAAGCGGGCGCTCGGCCACCACGCCTACGACACCCCCATGAGCTCCATCAAGTCGATGGTGGGGCACTCCCTCGGGGCGATCGGGGCGATCGAGGTGGTCGCCTGTGTGCTGGCCCTCGCCAAGCAGGCCGTACCCCCGACCGCGAACTACGAGACCCCCGACCCCGAGTGCGACCTGGACTACGTCCCGCGTGTCGCCCGTGAACGGAAGCTGACCAGCGTCCTGTCCGTGGGCAGCGGCTTCGGGGGCTTCCAGTCCGCGGTGGTCCTGACCAGAACGAGGGACCGGACGAGGGAGAGGACACGATGA
- a CDS encoding SRPBCC family protein has translation MAGHTQNEITIAAPLDLVWDMTNDLERWPQLFSEYASVEVLSREGMKTTFRLTMHPDDNGTVWSWVSEREPDRDKLTVKARRVETGPFAHMDIVWQYEEVPAGVRMLWTQDFAMKPDAPVDDDWMTDNINRNSKVQMALIRDKIEKAAAGHRPAPALAD, from the coding sequence ATGGCAGGACACACCCAGAACGAGATCACCATCGCCGCACCGCTGGACCTGGTCTGGGACATGACCAACGACCTGGAGCGCTGGCCCCAGCTGTTCAGCGAGTACGCGTCCGTCGAGGTCCTCTCCCGGGAGGGGATGAAGACGACGTTCCGGCTGACCATGCACCCGGACGACAACGGCACCGTCTGGAGCTGGGTCTCCGAGCGCGAGCCCGACCGCGACAAGCTCACCGTCAAGGCCCGCCGCGTCGAGACCGGCCCCTTCGCCCACATGGACATCGTGTGGCAGTACGAGGAGGTGCCCGCCGGCGTCCGGATGCTCTGGACGCAGGACTTCGCGATGAAGCCGGACGCCCCGGTCGACGACGACTGGATGACCGACAACATCAACCGGAACTCCAAGGTCCAGATGGCCCTCATCCGGGACAAGATCGAGAAGGCGGCCGCCGGTCACCGGCCCGCGCCGGCCCTGGCCGACTGA
- a CDS encoding cupin domain-containing protein — protein sequence MDLSEVEPNVRRGGDLRAMLTPATVGSTSGFMGVAIVQPGDRIGEHYHPYSEEFVYVVCGQLEVDLDDEPHTLRPEQGLMIPAHMRHRFRNVGKVEARIVFHLGPLAPRPQLGHVDTEETEVIGAAAVVTEPAPAGAAHDRGQVLS from the coding sequence GTGGACCTCAGCGAGGTCGAGCCCAACGTCCGGCGAGGTGGCGACCTGCGCGCCATGCTCACCCCGGCCACGGTCGGCTCCACGAGCGGCTTCATGGGCGTGGCCATCGTGCAGCCCGGTGACCGCATCGGTGAGCACTACCACCCCTACTCCGAGGAGTTCGTCTACGTCGTCTGCGGGCAGCTGGAGGTGGACCTGGACGATGAGCCGCACACGCTGCGGCCCGAGCAGGGCCTGATGATCCCGGCCCACATGCGGCACCGGTTCCGCAACGTCGGCAAGGTGGAGGCGCGGATCGTCTTCCACCTGGGCCCGCTGGCCCCGCGGCCCCAGCTCGGCCATGTCGACACCGAGGAGACCGAGGTGATCGGCGCCGCCGCGGTGGTCACCGAACCGGCGCCGGCGGGTGCCGCCCACGACCGAGGTCAGGTTCTGTCATGA
- a CDS encoding methyltransferase, with product MKSAETAPPPPMRLRELVFGAACAAAVRATARLGVADALGDAPMTVEDLAAAVKTEPKPLRRLLRALSCNGVFAEQRDGTFTHTDMSRLLREDDPDSLRAIALWCTEPWTWDAWPRLDEAVRTGKNVVEDLYGKEFFAYLNEDAPQSADVFNRAMTRSSEQSAREVAALLDLSGAKSVADIGGGQGHVVACLLDKYPMMRGSLLDLPRVVENALPRLREGGDLADRMRIVPGDVREAIPVEADVYIIKNILEWDDESTSRTLRGVVEAGGPGTRVVVIENLVDDTPSMRFSTAMDLLLLLNVGGAKHTTESMVSRLTSAGLLVDDVRPVNPYLHAFDCHVPG from the coding sequence ATGAAGTCCGCCGAAACAGCCCCACCGCCACCCATGCGGCTGCGCGAACTCGTGTTCGGCGCCGCCTGTGCCGCCGCCGTCCGGGCCACCGCCCGGCTGGGCGTCGCCGACGCCCTCGGGGACGCCCCGATGACCGTCGAGGACCTCGCGGCCGCGGTGAAGACCGAACCGAAGCCGCTGCGGCGGCTGCTGCGGGCCCTGTCCTGCAACGGCGTCTTCGCCGAGCAGCGGGACGGAACGTTCACGCACACCGACATGTCCCGGCTGCTGCGCGAGGACGACCCCGACAGCCTGCGCGCCATCGCCCTGTGGTGCACCGAACCATGGACCTGGGACGCCTGGCCGCGCCTCGACGAGGCCGTGCGCACCGGAAAGAACGTCGTGGAGGACCTCTACGGCAAGGAGTTCTTCGCCTACCTCAACGAGGACGCCCCGCAGTCCGCGGACGTCTTCAACCGCGCGATGACCCGCTCCAGCGAGCAGTCGGCGCGGGAGGTCGCGGCCCTGCTGGACCTGTCCGGGGCCAAGTCGGTCGCGGACATCGGCGGCGGCCAGGGGCACGTGGTGGCCTGTCTGCTGGACAAGTACCCGATGATGCGGGGCAGTCTGCTCGATCTGCCCCGGGTGGTGGAGAACGCGCTGCCCAGACTGCGCGAGGGCGGCGATCTCGCCGACCGCATGCGGATCGTGCCCGGCGACGTCCGCGAGGCGATCCCGGTCGAGGCCGACGTCTACATCATCAAGAACATCCTGGAGTGGGACGACGAGAGCACGTCCCGCACGCTGCGGGGCGTCGTCGAGGCGGGCGGCCCCGGCACCCGGGTCGTCGTCATCGAGAACCTGGTGGACGACACCCCCTCGATGCGCTTCAGCACCGCCATGGACCTGCTGCTCCTCCTCAACGTCGGCGGGGCCAAGCACACCACCGAGTCCATGGTGAGCAGGCTGACCTCGGCGGGCCTGCTGGTGGACGACGTGCGGCCGGTCAACCCGTATCTGCACGCGTTCGACTGCCACGTGCCCGGGTGA
- a CDS encoding TcmI family type II polyketide cyclase, translated as MHQALIVARMAPGSAPDIAKVFAESDRGELPRLVGVTRRSLFQFGDVYMHLVESEREPGPAIAKVTNHPEFRDISERLSAYVSAYDPETWKSPKDAMAHRFYVWERD; from the coding sequence ATGCACCAGGCCCTGATCGTCGCCCGTATGGCACCGGGCTCCGCCCCCGACATCGCCAAGGTGTTCGCGGAGTCCGACCGCGGAGAGCTGCCCCGCCTCGTCGGGGTCACCCGGCGCAGCCTCTTCCAGTTCGGCGATGTGTACATGCACCTCGTCGAGTCCGAGCGCGAGCCCGGACCCGCCATCGCCAAGGTGACGAATCACCCCGAGTTCCGGGACATCAGCGAGCGCCTGTCGGCGTACGTCAGCGCGTACGACCCCGAGACCTGGAAGTCTCCCAAGGACGCGATGGCACACCGCTTCTACGTCTGGGAGCGCGACTGA
- a CDS encoding SchA/CurD-like domain-containing protein, protein MTTTSERLSGTPAREVSKRVSQSVFDGSRLRVVLLVDVYDGAQQQFLEAYEQLCNQVASVPGHVSDQLCQSIENPSQWLITSEWESAPPFLTWVNSEEHVQMVQPLHSCVRDTRSLRFHIVRETGGAAAHTRSDDRRLQAHPRIGDGVIRHALTFTVRPGSEQKVAKILSEYASPEARVDDTTRLCRTSLFMHGNRVVRAIEVRGDLLAALRHVARQPEVRAVEEAINPYLEQERDLNDQESARVFFTRAALPAVHHVSAHDEPEGMRQALCYPARPGGGMRLAELLAQADSAAADEPASPILRSTVFQRDDIVMRLVDVRGGRDIEALPRDARVAAQVRELLDAEPARMDLITDRRSPDA, encoded by the coding sequence ATGACCACGACGTCTGAACGTCTTTCAGGAACGCCGGCCCGTGAGGTGTCGAAGCGTGTCTCCCAGTCCGTGTTCGACGGCTCCCGGCTCAGGGTCGTGCTGCTGGTCGACGTGTACGACGGCGCGCAGCAGCAGTTCCTGGAGGCGTACGAGCAGCTCTGCAACCAGGTTGCGTCCGTACCCGGCCATGTCAGCGACCAACTCTGCCAGTCCATCGAGAATCCATCCCAATGGCTCATCACGAGCGAGTGGGAGAGTGCTCCGCCGTTCCTCACCTGGGTGAACAGCGAGGAGCACGTGCAGATGGTGCAGCCGCTGCACTCGTGTGTGCGTGACACCCGGTCACTGCGTTTCCACATCGTGCGGGAGACCGGCGGCGCCGCCGCGCACACACGGTCCGACGACCGCCGGCTGCAGGCTCATCCGCGCATCGGCGACGGCGTGATCCGGCACGCGCTGACCTTCACGGTCAGGCCGGGCAGCGAGCAGAAGGTCGCGAAGATCCTCTCGGAGTACGCCTCGCCCGAGGCCCGGGTGGACGACACGACGCGGCTGTGCCGGACCTCGCTGTTCATGCACGGCAACCGGGTGGTGCGGGCCATCGAGGTGCGCGGTGACCTGCTGGCGGCGCTGCGGCACGTGGCCCGGCAGCCGGAGGTGCGGGCCGTGGAGGAGGCGATCAACCCGTACCTGGAGCAGGAGCGGGATCTGAACGACCAGGAGTCGGCGCGGGTCTTCTTCACCCGGGCGGCGCTGCCGGCCGTGCACCACGTGAGCGCGCACGACGAGCCGGAGGGGATGCGGCAGGCGCTGTGCTACCCGGCCCGGCCCGGCGGTGGCATGCGGCTGGCCGAGCTGCTGGCCCAGGCCGACTCGGCGGCCGCGGACGAGCCGGCGAGCCCGATCCTGCGCAGCACGGTCTTCCAGCGCGACGACATCGTGATGCGGCTGGTCGACGTGCGCGGCGGGCGGGACATCGAGGCGCTGCCGCGGGACGCCCGGGTGGCCGCACAGGTGCGGGAGCTGCTCGACGCCGAGCCCGCCCGAATGGACCTGATCACCGACCGCCGTTCGCCGGACGCCTGA
- a CDS encoding beta-ketoacyl synthase N-terminal-like domain-containing protein, with amino-acid sequence MSEPHDRRAAVTGIGVVAPNGTSTDTFWKATQEGLSVLDRVTREGCEHLPLKVAGEVRAFDPAATIEERFLVQTDRFTHFAMAAADFALEDARLGQADTSGEPYSIGVVTAAGSGGGAFGQRELQRLWGKGSRFVGPYQSIAWFYAASTGQVSIRRGFKGPCSVVASDEAGGLDALAHAARAVRRGTDVIVAGSTEAPLAPYSVVCQLGYEELSGADDPARAYRPFTEAACGFVPAEGGAMLVVEAEQVARERGAGIRALVAGHAATFTGASRWTESREGLAHAIRQALEDAGCAPEEVDVVFADALGVVEADRAEALALADALGAHGTRVPVTAPKTGIGRGYCAAPVLDAAAAVLAMEHGLIPPTPNVFDVCHDLDLVTGRARVAELRTALVLSRGLMGSNSALVLRRGAGNA; translated from the coding sequence ATGAGCGAACCGCATGACCGACGCGCGGCCGTCACCGGCATCGGGGTGGTCGCGCCCAACGGCACCAGCACCGACACCTTCTGGAAAGCCACCCAGGAAGGCCTCAGCGTCCTCGACCGGGTCACCCGCGAGGGCTGCGAGCACCTTCCGCTGAAGGTGGCCGGCGAGGTACGCGCCTTCGATCCGGCGGCGACGATCGAGGAGCGGTTCCTCGTCCAGACCGACCGGTTCACGCACTTCGCCATGGCGGCGGCCGACTTCGCGCTGGAGGACGCCCGGCTCGGTCAGGCCGACACCTCCGGGGAGCCGTACTCCATCGGGGTGGTCACCGCGGCAGGGTCCGGCGGCGGCGCGTTCGGCCAGCGCGAGCTCCAGCGGCTGTGGGGCAAGGGCAGCCGGTTCGTCGGGCCGTACCAGTCCATCGCCTGGTTCTACGCGGCGAGCACCGGCCAGGTCTCCATCCGCCGGGGGTTCAAGGGCCCCTGCTCGGTCGTCGCCTCCGACGAGGCCGGCGGCCTGGACGCCCTCGCGCACGCGGCCCGGGCGGTGCGGCGCGGCACCGATGTGATCGTGGCCGGCTCCACCGAGGCCCCGCTGGCCCCGTACTCGGTGGTCTGCCAGCTCGGCTACGAGGAGCTGAGCGGTGCGGACGACCCGGCCCGCGCCTACCGCCCGTTCACGGAGGCCGCCTGCGGCTTCGTGCCCGCCGAGGGCGGCGCGATGCTCGTGGTGGAGGCGGAACAGGTCGCCCGGGAGCGCGGCGCGGGCATCCGCGCCCTGGTCGCCGGGCATGCGGCCACCTTCACCGGGGCCTCCCGCTGGACGGAGTCCCGGGAGGGCCTCGCCCACGCCATCCGGCAGGCGCTGGAGGACGCCGGCTGCGCGCCCGAGGAGGTCGACGTCGTCTTCGCCGACGCCCTCGGGGTGGTGGAGGCGGACCGGGCCGAGGCACTCGCGCTCGCCGACGCCCTGGGCGCGCACGGCACCCGGGTGCCGGTCACGGCGCCGAAGACCGGTATCGGCCGCGGCTATTGCGCGGCGCCCGTGCTGGATGCCGCGGCGGCCGTGCTCGCGATGGAGCACGGACTGATCCCGCCCACGCCGAACGTCTTCGACGTCTGCCACGACCTCGACCTCGTGACCGGCCGCGCCCGCGTCGCCGAGCTGCGTACGGCGCTGGTGCTGAGCCGGGGGCTCATGGGGTCGAACTCGGCGCTCGTGCTGCGGCGCGGCGCCGGCAACGCCTAG
- a CDS encoding acyl carrier protein — MTAQITVEELAALMKKAAGVTVVPDALLELGESGFDSLGVDSLGLLGIVGELENAHGTPMPPDAERCKTPRQFLDLVNSTLMAGA; from the coding sequence ATGACCGCACAGATCACCGTGGAAGAACTGGCCGCGCTGATGAAGAAGGCCGCCGGGGTCACCGTCGTCCCGGACGCGCTGCTGGAGCTGGGCGAGTCCGGCTTCGACTCGCTCGGCGTCGACTCGCTCGGCCTGCTCGGCATCGTGGGCGAGCTGGAGAACGCGCACGGTACCCCGATGCCCCCGGACGCGGAGCGCTGCAAGACGCCCCGGCAGTTCCTCGACCTCGTCAACAGCACACTGATGGCAGGAGCCTGA